One segment of Salvia splendens isolate huo1 chromosome 20, SspV2, whole genome shotgun sequence DNA contains the following:
- the LOC121782037 gene encoding putative receptor-like protein kinase At3g47110, producing MKKLQRLYLVGNQLVGSIPNELCQMNHLGELDLSMNMLVGPIPECLGDVKSLRMINLGSNQLNSTIPPNLWVLTDLLTLSLSSNHLSGQLSSQLGNFKLLSSLDLSSNQFSGDIPTSIDGCQTLDFLNLSNNFLSGSIPQSLVRVKGLKTLDLSYNNLSGSIPKSLEDLSCLENFNVSNNRLEGRIPDGGCFRNFSAPSFANNLALCGQIMFQVLACTESHHISWLKKLMVSLVILVVIVAIALLAFIRMCKQKKVALSVHFSAQITECIGIPYNELERGTSSFSETNLLGRGSFGSVFEATLSDGLKVAVKVFNLELQGAARSFGVESSILSSIRHRNLVRVIGYCCNMNFKALILTYMPNGNLDQWLHSKNYRVDLIQRLKIAIDVAAALEYLHHGHTFPIVYCDIKPSNVLLDQDMVAHLADFGISKLFDEGETIIQTQTLATIGYAAPEFGMEGKVSSINGDVYSFGILVLEMFTGKRPTDDMFDEERSLKQWVSEALEENTATQVMASDLLSMEDQHYSAKEKCMLSTFELAMKCLAVSADERINMIEAAAALHKIYATFVAGTQWRRP from the exons ATGAAGAAACTCCAAAGACTATATCTTGTTGGCAATCAATTGGTAGGGTCTATCCCTAACGAACTTTGCCAAATGAATCATTTGGGGGAGTTGGACCTAAGCATGAACATGCTTGTGGGTCCCATACCTGAATGCTTAGGTGATGTTAAATCCTTGAGAATGATCAACTTAGGCTCCAACCAATTGAATTCAACCATCCCTCCTAACTTGTGGGTTCTCACTGACCTTCTAACTTTGAGCTTGTCCTCCAATCATTTGAGCGGTCAATTGTCATCTCAACTTGGCAATTTCAAGTTGCTTAGCTCTTTGGACTTGTCTTCTAATCAATTTTCAGGTGATATTCCCACCTCAATTGATGGTTGCCAAACACTAGACTTTCTTAACTTATCAAATAATTTTCTCAGTGGATCCATTCCTCAATCCTTGGTAAGGGTTAAGGGTTTGAAAACATTGGATTTATCTTACAACAATCTTTCTGGATCAATACCCAAGTCCTTAGAAGACCTAAGTTGTCttgaaaattttaatgtttCCAACAACAGACTGGAAGGGAGAATTCCAGATGGCGGTTGTTTTCGTAACTTCAGTGCACCGTCTTTTGCCAACAACTTAGCTTTGTGTGGTCAAATAATGTTTCAAGTTCTAGCCTGCACAGAAAGCCATCATATATCATGGTTAAAGAAACTCATGGTGTCATTAGTGATTTTAGTTGTCATTGTGGCGATTGCATTGCTTGCTTTCATAAGGATGTGTAAACAGAAAAAAGTAGCCCTCTCGGTTCATTTTTCAGCACAAATTACTGAATGCATAGGAATTCCTTACAATGAACTTGAACGAGGAACGAGTTCATTTAGTGAAACCAACCTACTTGGAAGAGGTAGCTTTGGTTCTGTATTCGAAGCAACACTTTCGGATGGGTTGAAAGTTGCAGTAAAAGtgttcaacttagaactacaaGGAGCAGCAAGGAGCTTCGGTGTTGAAAGTTCTATATTGAGTAGCATTCGACACAGAAATTTAGTTCGGGTTATTGGATATTGTTGTAATATGAACTTTAAAGCATTGATTCTCACATACATGCCAAATGGGAACTTGGATCAATGGTTGCATTCCAAGAATTATAGGGTGGATCTTATACAGAGGTTGAAAATAGCAATAGACGTTGCGGCCGCCTTGGAATATCTTCATCACGGTCATACATTCCCAATTGTTTACTGCGATATAAAGCCAAGCAATGTGTTGCTTGATCAAGACATGGTTGCCCATCTTGCTGATTTTGGCATTTCCAAGCTTTTCGATGAAGGGGAAACTAtcattcaaacacaaacactggCAACTATCGGTTATGCAGCACCAG AGTTTGGAATGGAAGGGAAAGTATCATCAATAAATGGAGATGTATATAGTTTTGGGATACTTGTGCTGGAGATGTTTACCGGAAAGAGGCCAACGGATGATATGTTCGATGAAGAAAGAAGCTTAAAACAGTGGGTAAGTGAAGCATTAGAGGAAAATACCGCAACTCAAGTGATGGCGTCTGATTTGTTGTCAATGGAAGATCAGCATTACTCTGCCAAGGAGAAATGCATGTTATCAACATTTGAATTGGCAATGAAATGTTTAGCTGTTTCAGCAGACGAAAGGATCAATATGATTGAAGCAGCGGCTGCTCTGCACAAGATTTATGCAACATTTGTAGCAGGAACTCAATGGCGCCGTCCATGA